A window from Opitutia bacterium ISCC 52 encodes these proteins:
- the rplB gene encoding 50S ribosomal protein L2, which yields MALVEKRPITPSQRFYKQNKQDLSKNRPERRLTIHKKSSAGRNAYGRITSRRRGGGHKRHIRIIDFHRNKFDIPAKIQDIQYDPNRSANLALLAYADGEKRYIIAPRGLVIGDSVLSSESRISIDPGNSMPLSVIPPATKIHNIELIPGRGGQVARSAGNAAQLMGLDGDFATVKMPSGEIRLLNKKCRATIGEVGNNQHQSRTIGKAGRSRWMGKRPRVRGVAMNPVDHPMGGGEGRTSGGGHPMSPWGQLSKGFPTRRKSKTTNKFILVNRNGKKFKR from the coding sequence ATGGCACTCGTAGAAAAAAGACCCATTACGCCTAGTCAGAGGTTCTATAAGCAGAACAAGCAGGACCTTTCCAAAAACCGTCCTGAACGTCGTCTGACTATTCACAAGAAAAGTTCGGCTGGACGGAACGCTTATGGCCGTATCACTTCCCGTCGTCGTGGAGGTGGACACAAACGCCACATCCGTATTATCGATTTCCACCGCAACAAATTCGACATTCCAGCTAAGATTCAGGACATCCAATATGATCCGAATCGTTCAGCCAATTTGGCTCTGCTGGCCTATGCCGATGGTGAGAAGCGTTACATCATTGCTCCTCGCGGGCTCGTTATCGGTGATTCCGTTCTTTCATCAGAAAGCAGAATTTCGATCGACCCAGGCAACTCTATGCCGCTTTCGGTTATTCCACCAGCAACCAAGATTCACAATATTGAGTTGATTCCGGGCAGAGGTGGGCAAGTTGCTCGCTCTGCAGGAAACGCGGCTCAATTGATGGGCCTTGATGGCGATTTCGCTACTGTAAAGATGCCGAGTGGGGAGATTCGTCTCCTTAACAAGAAGTGTCGTGCAACCATCGGTGAAGTCGGAAACAACCAACACCAAAGCAGGACTATTGGTAAAGCCGGTCGTTCTCGTTGGATGGGCAAACGCCCACGCGTTCGTGGTGTTGCAATGAACCCGGTTGATCACCCAATGGGTGGTGGTGAAGGTCGTACTTCAGGTGGTGGGCATCCGATGTCTCCCTGGGGACAACTTTCCAAGGGATTCCCTACACGTCGCAAGTCAAAGACGACCAACAAGTTCATCTTGGTTAACCGTAACGGAAAGAAATTTAAGCGCTAA
- the rplW gene encoding 50S ribosomal protein L23 — MKPADQILKEFSITEKSNILSSNLGQYTFDVFPDADRISVKHAVEKTFNVSVTRVNILNRKGKRKSDRRRRGKFGQKASIKRAIVSLKEGDTIEIV, encoded by the coding sequence ATGAAACCTGCCGACCAAATATTGAAAGAATTTAGTATTACGGAGAAATCCAACATCCTGTCCTCTAATTTGGGACAATACACTTTTGATGTATTTCCGGATGCGGACCGTATATCTGTGAAACATGCGGTAGAGAAGACATTCAATGTGTCTGTAACCCGCGTAAACATCCTCAACCGCAAAGGTAAGCGAAAGAGTGATCGCCGTCGCCGTGGCAAGTTTGGCCAAAAGGCATCCATCAAGAGAGCTATCGTTTCTCTGAAGGAAGGTGACACCATCGAAATCGTATAA
- the rplD gene encoding 50S ribosomal protein L4, with translation MKLKTFKSDGTSSGEKEFAGPTFEGSKGTQAVKEVITAIRANKRYGTHKTKTRADVSGGGKKPFRQKGTGMARQGSSRSPIMTGGGVAMGPKPRDYSKKVNKKVKALAFQRALFDRVVDESLVVINEFKVSEPKTKLVVDVLKQIAPERGSILLVDAEISDTIHLAARNIAGVDREDAANLNTLQLALYGTIVLTEAALAILMQRMEADNS, from the coding sequence ATGAAATTGAAGACTTTTAAATCAGACGGAACTTCCAGCGGCGAAAAAGAATTCGCCGGTCCAACCTTTGAAGGCTCAAAAGGCACTCAAGCGGTCAAGGAGGTTATCACTGCTATTCGCGCCAACAAACGCTATGGCACTCACAAGACCAAGACTCGAGCCGATGTAAGCGGAGGTGGTAAAAAGCCTTTTCGCCAAAAAGGAACGGGTATGGCTCGTCAGGGTAGTAGCCGCTCGCCAATCATGACTGGTGGTGGTGTAGCCATGGGTCCTAAGCCCCGGGATTATTCCAAGAAGGTCAATAAGAAGGTGAAAGCTCTGGCATTCCAGCGCGCCCTTTTCGACCGTGTGGTTGATGAATCACTGGTGGTAATCAATGAATTCAAGGTATCCGAGCCAAAGACCAAGCTGGTTGTAGATGTGCTTAAGCAAATTGCTCCTGAGCGCGGATCCATCCTGCTCGTCGATGCCGAGATTTCTGATACGATTCACCTGGCTGCTCGCAACATCGCAGGCGTCGATCGTGAAGATGCCGCTAACCTGAATACATTGCAGCTCGCGCTTTATGGCACGATCGTCCTGACCGAAGCTGCTCTCGCTATTCTCATGCAACGTATGGAGGCCGACAATTCATGA
- the rplC gene encoding 50S ribosomal protein L3: protein MLHTLIGKKLGMTQVYDEENRLVPVTVFEAGPCPVTQVKTEESDGYNAIQIGFPRKKAKNMSAGQNGHLAKASQEGLSVLKEVRCKEAPGHNIGDTLTVSGFEEGKKVDIVGTTKGRGFQGVVKRWNTKGGPASHGSMFHRRVGSIGLCQDPGHVFKGQIMPGHMGNKRRTVQNLQIVKIYEDKNLILVKGSTPGFNGSEVLIRTSKKTRVKKA, encoded by the coding sequence ATGCTACACACACTCATTGGTAAAAAACTTGGGATGACGCAGGTCTATGACGAAGAAAATCGTCTAGTTCCCGTCACCGTATTCGAAGCTGGACCTTGTCCAGTAACTCAGGTCAAGACCGAGGAATCCGATGGCTACAACGCCATCCAAATCGGCTTCCCTCGCAAAAAGGCTAAAAACATGTCGGCTGGCCAGAATGGCCACCTCGCCAAAGCTTCCCAGGAAGGTCTTTCTGTTTTGAAAGAAGTTCGCTGTAAGGAAGCCCCTGGTCACAACATCGGCGACACGCTGACTGTGAGTGGTTTTGAAGAAGGCAAGAAGGTGGATATTGTTGGTACCACTAAAGGCCGTGGTTTCCAAGGGGTGGTTAAACGTTGGAACACCAAGGGAGGTCCTGCTTCTCACGGTTCTATGTTTCACCGACGCGTGGGTTCTATCGGACTCTGTCAGGATCCTGGACACGTGTTCAAGGGCCAGATCATGCCGGGCCACATGGGTAACAAACGTCGTACCGTACAAAACTTGCAGATCGTTAAGATCTACGAAGACAAGAACCTCATCCTGGTCAAGGGCAGCACCCCTGGCTTCAACGGATCTGAGGTCCTTATCCGTACGTCCAAGAAAACCCGCGTTAAGAAAGCCTAA
- the rpsJ gene encoding 30S ribosomal protein S10 gives MSAQKIRIRLKGFDYRVIDSSAQDIVETAKRSGARVSGPVPLPVHIEKFSVNRSPHVNKKSMEQFEIRTHKRLIDIVEPTAQTVDELKKLNLPSGVDISINV, from the coding sequence ATGTCCGCTCAAAAAATACGCATCAGACTTAAGGGATTCGATTACCGAGTAATCGATTCTTCCGCCCAGGATATAGTGGAGACTGCCAAGCGGTCCGGAGCACGGGTTTCTGGCCCAGTTCCTCTTCCCGTTCATATTGAGAAGTTCTCTGTGAACCGTTCTCCGCACGTAAATAAGAAATCCATGGAGCAATTTGAAATCCGCACGCACAAGCGCCTCATCGATATCGTTGAGCCTACTGCTCAGACGGTCGACGAGCTTAAGAAGCTGAATCTTCCATCTGGAGTGGATATTTCAATCAACGTTTAA
- the fusA gene encoding elongation factor G, with amino-acid sequence MGFSDISSKNSPKREFPLERTRNIGIAAHIDAGKTTTTERILYYTGVVHKIGEVHEGTAVTDWMAQERERGITITSAAISCAWETKQGPFNGQEHRINIIDTPGHVDFTAEVERSLRVLDGAVAVFCAVGGVQPQSETVWRQADKYSVPRIAFINKMDRVGADFFAVIEEMRDKLGANAHALFLPIGAEEDFVGLIDLVSMKAIYFDESDALGVRFDVNDIPADLREQADTHRETLIEAVSDFDDVVAEKYLGGEELEEDELKIALRKATTSIQFIGVIPGSAFKNKGVQSLLDAVVNYLPSPLDLPPMSGHNSKEEDVELGPDDSSKFAGLAFKLWTDPFVGKLVFFRVYSGKLEKGTQVYNPRTRKMERVSRLLIMKADARDDIDVAYSGDICAMIGVKNVKTGDTLCEKSLDVALEPPTFPEPVISMSIEPNTTADQEKMSMALSRLSDEDPTFQVSSNEETGQTLIAGMGELHLEIIRDRLFREFKVQARAGKPEIAYRETISNSARGEGKFVRQSGGKGQYGHAVIEIEPNKQGAGVEVVSEIVGGAIPKEFIKPTMDGIYEAAKNGVVAAYPVIDFKVRIVDGSYHDVDSSEMAFKMAGIFAFRDAMKNAGPILLEPIMSVEVTTPEDYQGEVMGDLNRRRGRIQNMETKTNACIISSMVPLEAMFGYATDVRSLSKGRANYSMEPSHFEEVPTSLLESITQTTYREPVRT; translated from the coding sequence ATGGGTTTTTCCGACATATCTTCAAAGAATTCGCCCAAGCGCGAGTTTCCTTTGGAGCGTACTCGGAACATCGGCATAGCTGCCCATATCGATGCGGGAAAGACAACGACCACAGAGCGTATACTCTACTATACCGGGGTTGTTCACAAAATTGGCGAAGTTCATGAAGGCACAGCTGTGACCGATTGGATGGCGCAGGAACGTGAGCGTGGTATTACTATCACCTCGGCTGCCATCTCTTGTGCTTGGGAAACCAAACAAGGCCCTTTTAATGGTCAAGAGCATCGCATCAACATTATCGACACTCCTGGTCACGTAGACTTTACCGCCGAAGTTGAGCGTTCGCTTCGAGTTCTTGACGGAGCTGTAGCTGTATTTTGCGCAGTGGGTGGTGTTCAACCTCAGTCCGAAACTGTGTGGCGCCAAGCCGATAAGTATAGTGTGCCTCGGATCGCGTTTATTAACAAAATGGACCGAGTCGGAGCCGACTTCTTTGCGGTGATTGAGGAAATGCGCGATAAGCTGGGTGCTAACGCTCATGCATTATTTCTCCCCATCGGTGCAGAAGAAGACTTTGTCGGCCTTATCGACTTGGTGTCGATGAAAGCGATCTACTTTGATGAGTCAGATGCACTTGGCGTAAGGTTCGACGTGAATGATATTCCAGCTGACTTGCGCGAGCAGGCTGATACCCACCGTGAAACCCTGATCGAAGCTGTTTCAGATTTCGACGATGTGGTCGCTGAAAAATACCTAGGTGGTGAAGAGCTCGAAGAAGATGAGCTTAAAATAGCGCTGCGAAAGGCGACTACTTCTATTCAATTTATTGGGGTCATCCCTGGATCCGCATTCAAAAACAAAGGTGTTCAATCTTTACTCGATGCGGTTGTGAATTACCTTCCTTCACCTTTGGACCTACCTCCGATGAGCGGACATAATTCGAAGGAGGAAGATGTGGAACTTGGCCCAGATGACAGCAGCAAGTTTGCTGGGTTGGCTTTCAAGCTCTGGACAGATCCATTTGTTGGGAAACTGGTATTTTTCCGCGTTTACTCCGGCAAGCTGGAAAAGGGAACACAGGTCTATAATCCTCGCACTCGCAAGATGGAGCGCGTTAGTCGCCTTTTAATCATGAAGGCTGACGCCCGCGACGATATTGATGTAGCCTACTCCGGAGACATCTGTGCCATGATCGGAGTGAAAAATGTGAAGACCGGTGATACGCTTTGCGAAAAATCACTGGATGTAGCTCTTGAGCCTCCCACATTCCCAGAACCCGTAATTTCTATGTCCATCGAGCCTAACACTACGGCCGATCAGGAAAAAATGTCGATGGCGTTAAGTCGTCTTTCGGACGAAGATCCAACTTTCCAAGTTTCCAGCAATGAAGAAACCGGGCAGACGCTGATTGCAGGTATGGGTGAGCTTCACCTCGAGATTATCCGCGATCGTTTGTTCCGTGAATTCAAAGTACAAGCCCGAGCCGGAAAGCCCGAAATCGCTTACCGCGAAACTATTTCGAATAGTGCGCGTGGTGAAGGTAAGTTTGTCCGCCAATCCGGTGGTAAAGGCCAATACGGTCATGCTGTCATTGAGATTGAGCCCAACAAACAAGGTGCCGGAGTCGAAGTCGTTTCCGAAATTGTAGGCGGTGCGATTCCTAAAGAATTTATTAAGCCAACTATGGATGGCATCTACGAAGCTGCCAAAAATGGTGTCGTCGCTGCCTACCCGGTAATCGATTTCAAAGTGCGCATCGTCGATGGGTCCTACCACGACGTCGATTCCTCCGAAATGGCTTTCAAAATGGCTGGTATTTTTGCTTTCCGTGATGCCATGAAGAATGCAGGCCCCATATTGCTTGAGCCTATCATGAGCGTAGAAGTAACCACTCCGGAAGATTACCAAGGAGAGGTTATGGGCGACTTAAATCGTCGCCGGGGTCGCATTCAAAACATGGAAACGAAAACGAATGCTTGCATTATTTCTTCCATGGTACCATTAGAGGCGATGTTTGGTTATGCGACCGATGTACGATCGCTTTCCAAAGGCCGGGCAAATTACTCCATGGAGCCCTCACATTTTGAGGAAGTGCCCACCAGCCTCTTAGAGTCTATTACACAAACTACCTATCGCGAACCCGTTCGCACTTAA
- the rpsG gene encoding 30S ribosomal protein S7, with translation MSRRRRAVKRVPIPDPRYNSTLVSNLTNMVMRSGKKSIAQKIVYGAFELVAEKLEKGDPIDLILGALENIRPRLEVKSRRVGGATYQVPVEISFERQQSLAFRWLIQAAKSRKGVPFTEALALEIVDAYNSTGVVVKKREDTHRMAQANRAFAHLRW, from the coding sequence ATGTCACGTCGTCGCAGAGCAGTAAAACGGGTACCCATTCCCGATCCTCGTTACAACAGCACGCTGGTTAGTAATCTAACCAATATGGTTATGCGTTCTGGAAAAAAATCCATTGCGCAAAAAATCGTATATGGAGCCTTTGAACTCGTAGCTGAAAAGCTGGAGAAGGGTGATCCTATCGATCTCATTTTGGGAGCCTTGGAAAACATCCGTCCACGCCTGGAAGTTAAGAGTCGTCGTGTGGGTGGTGCTACCTATCAGGTTCCAGTAGAGATTTCTTTCGAGCGTCAGCAGAGTCTGGCATTTCGCTGGTTGATCCAAGCGGCTAAGAGTCGGAAGGGTGTGCCTTTCACCGAGGCCCTCGCGCTCGAGATTGTAGATGCCTACAACAGTACCGGTGTGGTCGTTAAGAAACGTGAAGATACCCATCGCATGGCCCAGGCCAATCGTGCGTTCGCGCACCTTCGCTGGTAA
- the rpsL gene encoding 30S ribosomal protein S12, with protein MPTINQLVRKGRKVVKTKSKSPALDSNPFRRGVCVQVMTRTPKKPNSAIRKVAKVRLTNGHEIIAYIPDEGHNLQEHSIVLVRGGRVKDLPGVRYHIVRGTLDCLSVDKRRRSRSKYGVKRPKS; from the coding sequence ATGCCCACCATTAACCAGTTAGTTCGCAAAGGCAGGAAGGTCGTTAAGACCAAATCCAAATCGCCAGCCTTGGATTCAAACCCATTTCGCCGTGGAGTTTGTGTCCAAGTAATGACCCGTACACCTAAAAAACCGAACTCTGCTATCCGCAAGGTTGCCAAGGTTCGCTTGACCAACGGTCATGAAATCATCGCCTACATCCCCGACGAAGGTCACAACCTTCAGGAGCACAGTATCGTGCTGGTTCGCGGTGGTCGTGTGAAGGATTTACCCGGTGTGCGTTACCACATCGTGCGTGGAACTTTGGACTGTTTGAGTGTGGATAAACGCCGCCGTAGCCGTTCGAAATACGGGGTAAAACGTCCAAAATCATAA
- the rpoC gene encoding DNA-directed RNA polymerase subunit beta', which produces MSTQEAKEVLGFDRENQLDSVKITLASPDTIRSWSRGEVKNPETINYRTFKPEPGGLFCQRIFGPVRDYECACGKYKRIKYKGVVCDRCGVEVTVSRVRRDRMGHIELAVPVTHIWFLKSMPSRIGLMLDMTARNLERVIYYENYMVTDAGKTPLEEKQLLTESEYQDAIDEYGEDAFNAKMGAEAIRDVLTNAVLEPMVDELHEAMQNTRSKQIKKKISKRLKLIGGFINSDTRPEWMVLEVLPVIPPDLRPLVPLEGGRFATSDLNDLYRRVINRNNRLKNLMQLKTPDVIINNEKRMLQEAVDAMFDNGRHGRAVTGAGNRPLKSLSDMLKGKQGRFRQNLLGKRVDYSGRSVIVIGPDLKLSQCGLPKKMALVLFEPFIIRRLKELGFVHTVRGARKMIEKRTPEVWDILEEVTAGHPVLLNRAPTLHRLSIQAFEPVLIEGDAIRVHPLVCAAYNADFDGDQMAVHVPLSLEAIMECKLLMLATNNIFLPSSGKPALTPSQDVVMGAYYVTLEPRTKPAEGQRVPLASEVDEILLAEADGILNKHDWIDLVNPDFEGPETIYGNNKRKIIRTTVGRIMFNQIWPKELGFINVAVPKSKLGDIILSTYQVSGKEKTIEVLDDLKELGFDIATTAGISMGVSDMIIPESKDSIVGDARSKIDEVEEQYRKGIITQGERYNKIIDIWTGATDQIQKATFEGLDDNNGKAEPNPVYLMMDSGARGNRQQVRQLCGTRGLMAKPSGEIIERPILSSFKEGLSVLEYFISTHGARKGLADTALKTADAGYLTRKLCDVAMDVIISEDDDGQRDGIWKRDIREGDEEIVPLQDRIIGRCVAQEVRNPLNPDEVLVEEAEMVTEAMGKRIAELGIERVKILSPLTCRGINGITARSYGINPATNKTVEMGSSVGIIAAQSIGEPGTQLTMRTFHIGGIASNLSKSNDIQVRNDGFAKFTGLRFVEVGKGVHVVLNKTGSIQILDKNDKELENYAIPVGAVIQLEDGSEIKAGATLAQWDPHNVPILSEKAGHIVYRDMIPGVTIKKELDESTGRIGVVITEHKEDLNPQLEIQDDSGKAIATYAIPTAAQVAVGEGDTITAGTLIAKTPRQASKTMDITGGLPRVAELFEARRPKEATEMAKIDGIVSFGTSVRGKKRLVVSDEESGQEKDHLIAHGKHIIVQVGDRVYKGQHLTEGSADPHEILDILGPTALQEFLLSEIQKVYRMQGVTINDKHIEVIISQMLRKVRISDPGDTEFFWGEQIERKTFMVENERIIEAGGKPAEGEPILLGITKASIETESFISAASFQETTRVLTDASTLGKVDDLTGFKENVIMGHLIPAGTGLPKYRNMKIDTFGNEFVSDDDSDEEVG; this is translated from the coding sequence ATGAGCACACAAGAAGCAAAAGAAGTTCTCGGATTTGACCGAGAAAACCAGCTTGACTCCGTCAAGATCACCTTAGCGTCCCCTGACACCATCCGCTCGTGGTCGCGTGGTGAAGTAAAGAATCCGGAAACCATCAATTACAGGACTTTTAAACCCGAACCAGGTGGCCTGTTTTGCCAACGCATTTTTGGTCCCGTTCGGGATTACGAATGCGCCTGTGGCAAATACAAGCGTATCAAATACAAGGGTGTTGTCTGTGATCGTTGTGGGGTTGAAGTAACCGTTTCACGGGTACGACGCGATCGCATGGGACACATCGAGTTGGCTGTTCCGGTTACTCACATTTGGTTCCTAAAGAGTATGCCTAGTCGCATCGGTCTCATGCTCGACATGACCGCTCGTAATCTTGAGCGCGTTATTTACTATGAGAACTATATGGTGACCGATGCCGGTAAGACTCCTCTCGAAGAGAAGCAGCTACTTACCGAGTCTGAATACCAGGACGCGATCGATGAGTATGGTGAAGATGCGTTCAACGCGAAGATGGGTGCAGAAGCTATCCGCGACGTTTTGACCAATGCTGTTCTCGAGCCCATGGTGGACGAGCTGCACGAAGCGATGCAAAACACTCGCTCCAAGCAGATTAAGAAGAAGATCTCCAAACGCTTGAAGCTTATTGGAGGGTTTATTAATAGTGACACTCGTCCCGAGTGGATGGTTCTTGAAGTTCTTCCAGTCATTCCTCCCGACTTGCGTCCTTTGGTTCCGTTGGAAGGTGGCCGCTTCGCGACCTCTGACTTGAATGATTTATACCGCCGAGTAATCAACCGGAACAACCGTTTGAAAAACCTCATGCAGCTCAAGACGCCAGACGTTATTATCAATAACGAAAAGCGCATGTTGCAAGAAGCGGTCGATGCGATGTTCGACAATGGCCGTCACGGCCGTGCCGTAACCGGTGCTGGAAATCGTCCTCTAAAATCTTTGAGTGACATGCTCAAAGGTAAGCAAGGTCGTTTCCGTCAAAACTTGCTCGGTAAGCGCGTAGACTATTCTGGTCGTTCTGTGATCGTTATTGGTCCTGATCTAAAGCTCAGCCAATGTGGTCTTCCTAAGAAGATGGCTTTGGTGCTCTTCGAACCCTTTATTATCCGTCGATTGAAAGAGCTCGGATTTGTGCACACGGTTCGCGGTGCTCGCAAGATGATCGAGAAACGGACTCCGGAAGTATGGGATATTCTTGAAGAAGTAACCGCTGGTCACCCTGTTCTTTTGAATCGTGCTCCAACGCTTCACCGTCTTTCAATCCAAGCTTTCGAGCCTGTCTTGATTGAGGGAGATGCTATCCGTGTTCACCCACTCGTTTGTGCGGCTTACAATGCTGACTTCGATGGTGACCAAATGGCGGTACACGTTCCATTGTCTTTGGAAGCGATTATGGAGTGTAAGCTCCTCATGCTTGCTACCAACAATATCTTCCTTCCTTCGAGTGGTAAACCTGCGCTGACTCCTTCACAGGACGTTGTTATGGGAGCCTACTATGTGACTCTCGAGCCTCGCACAAAACCTGCTGAAGGCCAACGAGTTCCTCTCGCTTCTGAAGTGGATGAGATTCTTCTCGCTGAAGCAGACGGTATCCTGAATAAGCACGACTGGATTGATCTGGTAAATCCAGACTTTGAAGGTCCGGAAACGATATACGGTAATAATAAGCGTAAGATCATTCGGACCACAGTTGGACGGATCATGTTCAACCAGATTTGGCCAAAAGAATTAGGTTTCATCAACGTCGCCGTGCCTAAGTCCAAGTTGGGTGATATCATTTTGTCTACCTACCAGGTCTCTGGTAAGGAAAAGACCATTGAGGTTCTCGATGATCTAAAGGAACTCGGTTTCGATATCGCAACCACCGCTGGTATTTCCATGGGTGTGAGCGATATGATCATTCCTGAAAGCAAAGACAGCATCGTTGGAGATGCTCGTTCCAAGATTGATGAAGTTGAAGAGCAATACCGCAAGGGTATCATTACCCAAGGTGAGCGCTACAACAAGATCATCGATATCTGGACCGGAGCAACCGACCAAATTCAGAAGGCAACCTTCGAAGGTTTGGACGACAACAATGGTAAGGCTGAACCAAACCCAGTTTACTTAATGATGGATTCCGGTGCTCGTGGTAACCGTCAACAGGTTCGTCAGTTGTGCGGAACTCGTGGATTGATGGCTAAACCATCTGGTGAAATTATCGAACGTCCGATTCTTTCCTCCTTTAAGGAAGGTCTTTCAGTTCTCGAATACTTTATCTCTACTCACGGTGCTCGTAAGGGACTCGCAGATACGGCTCTTAAGACTGCAGATGCTGGTTACCTGACTCGTAAGCTTTGTGATGTGGCCATGGACGTGATTATCTCTGAAGATGATGACGGACAACGTGACGGTATCTGGAAGCGTGATATTCGTGAAGGTGATGAGGAGATCGTGCCACTCCAAGATCGTATTATCGGTCGCTGTGTGGCTCAAGAAGTTCGCAACCCATTGAACCCGGATGAAGTGCTTGTTGAAGAAGCCGAAATGGTAACTGAGGCGATGGGCAAGCGCATCGCGGAGTTGGGAATCGAACGTGTTAAGATTCTATCACCTTTGACTTGCCGCGGCATCAACGGAATTACGGCCCGCAGTTACGGAATCAATCCTGCCACAAATAAGACTGTGGAAATGGGATCATCTGTAGGAATCATCGCAGCCCAATCTATTGGTGAACCTGGAACTCAGTTGACCATGCGTACTTTCCACATCGGTGGAATTGCATCGAACTTGTCCAAGAGCAATGACATCCAGGTTCGTAACGACGGATTTGCTAAGTTCACCGGCCTGCGCTTCGTAGAAGTTGGCAAAGGTGTGCACGTGGTATTGAACAAGACTGGATCTATCCAGATTCTCGATAAGAACGATAAAGAACTCGAAAATTACGCCATCCCAGTAGGAGCCGTAATCCAACTCGAGGACGGTTCTGAGATTAAAGCAGGAGCTACCTTGGCTCAATGGGATCCGCACAATGTGCCTATTCTTTCTGAAAAAGCAGGTCATATCGTCTACCGCGACATGATTCCTGGTGTAACTATCAAAAAGGAGCTGGACGAATCAACTGGCCGGATCGGTGTAGTAATCACTGAGCACAAGGAAGATTTGAATCCTCAACTTGAGATTCAGGATGATTCTGGAAAAGCCATCGCAACCTACGCAATTCCGACCGCAGCACAGGTCGCAGTAGGGGAGGGTGACACCATTACAGCTGGAACTTTGATTGCGAAGACTCCACGTCAGGCGTCCAAGACCATGGATATTACCGGTGGTCTTCCACGGGTTGCCGAGCTCTTCGAAGCTCGCCGTCCGAAGGAAGCTACGGAAATGGCCAAGATCGACGGTATTGTTTCTTTTGGAACCAGTGTTCGCGGCAAAAAACGCCTCGTGGTATCTGACGAAGAATCAGGCCAAGAAAAAGATCATCTGATCGCTCATGGTAAGCACATCATTGTCCAGGTGGGCGACCGTGTTTACAAAGGCCAGCACCTGACTGAAGGTTCAGCCGATCCACATGAGATTCTTGATATTCTCGGGCCTACAGCCTTACAGGAATTCCTGCTCTCTGAAATCCAGAAGGTATATCGCATGCAGGGTGTTACGATTAACGATAAGCACATCGAAGTCATTATCTCCCAAATGCTTAGGAAAGTTCGCATTTCCGATCCAGGGGATACTGAATTCTTCTGGGGTGAGCAAATCGAACGGAAAACCTTTATGGTGGAAAATGAACGGATCATCGAAGCTGGTGGTAAGCCTGCTGAAGGGGAACCTATTCTCCTTGGTATTACCAAGGCCTCTATTGAGACCGAGAGTTTCATTTCTGCTGCTTCTTTCCAGGAAACAACCCGTGTTTTGACTGACGCTTCTACTCTCGGAAAGGTCGACGACCTCACCGGATTTAAGGAAAACGTCATCATGGGTCACTTGATTCCTGCGGGAACCGGACTGCCTAAGTATCGGAACATGAAAATTGATACCTTCGGCAACGAATTCGTGTCTGATGACGACTCGGATGAAGAAGTTGGCTAA